GCCGCGTGGTCATGGACTCGAAGGCCATAGAGCGGGCCGTGGCGCGCATCGCCCACGAGATCATAGAGTGCAACAAGGGCACCGAGAACCTCGTGCTCCTCGGGGTGCCCACCCGCGGCCACGAGCTCGCCATGCGGCTTCGCCGCAAGATCGAGGAGATCGAGGTCGGCGCCACCGTGCCCGCCGGCGCCATCGACGCCACCCTCTACCGCGACGACATAGGGCTTAAGAAGACGCAGCCCACGCTCAAGAAGACGGACATACCCATAAACGTCGAGGGCAAGACGGTCGTCATGGTCGACGACGTCCTCTTCACGGGACGCACCATAAGGGCCGCCATGAACGCCCTCATGGACTTCGGAAGGCCCAGGGCCATACAGCTTGCGGTGCTCGTGGACAGGGGGCACCGCGAGCTCCCCATCAAGGCCGACTACGTGGGCAAGAACATCCCGACCAGAAGAAGCGAGGTCGTATCCGTGAGGCTCCGCGAGGTCGACGGCGTAAACGAGGTCACCGTCGGCGCGGCGCCGGCAGTGGAGGAGGGCCATGAGGCTTAAGCGCAAGGACCTCCTCTCCATAGCCGACCTCGACGCCTCCGAGATAAAGCTCATACTCGACACGGCCGCCTCTTTCAAGGAGGTCTCGGAGCGGGAGATAAAGAAGGTTCCCACCCTCCGCGGCAAGACGGTCATAAACCTCTTCTACGAGCCTTCGACCCGCACGCGCACCTCCTTCGAGATCGCCGCCAAGCGCATGAGCGCCGACGCCGTGAACATCTCGGTGGCCCAGAGCTCGGTCGTCAAGGGCGAGACCCTTATCGACACGGCCCGCAACATCGAGGCCATGCGGCCCGACTGCATAGTCATAAGGCACGGCTGCTCCGGCGCCCCGGCCATGCTCGCCGGTCTCGTCGATTCGTCCGTCATAAACGCCGGAGACGGAGCCCGCGAACACCCGAGCCAGGCCCTGCTCGACATGCTCACCGTGCGCGAGCACAAAGAGAGCTTCGAGGGACTCAAGGTCCTCATCGTCGGCGACATAGCCCACTCGCGCGTTGCGAGGTCCGGCATCCACGGCTTCACCAGGCTCGGCGCCCGCGTCGAGGTCTGCGGACCGCCCACCATGATACCGAGGGGCATCGAGGAGCTGGGCTGCACCGTGAGTTTCGATCTCGCCCGCTCGGTCCGCGACGCCGACGTCATAATGATGCTCAGACTCCAGCTCGAACGCCAGAAGGAGTCCTTCTTCCCCTCGGTGCGCGAGTACTCGCGCCTCTACGGCCTCGACGGGGAAAAGCTCGCCGCCGCGCCCCCGGACGCCATCGTCATGCACCCGGGCCCCATAAACCGCGGCATAGAGATAGCGCCGGAAGTGGCTGACGGAAGACGCTCGCTCATACTCGAACAGGTGGAGAACGGCGTGGCCGTGAGGATGGCCCTCTTCTACCTCCTCCTCGGCTCCGCCCCGGAGGATTGAGGGAAGCCCGGAGAGTTTCAAGAGAGGAATCTTCATGGAAAGGGTGGTTGTAAGGGGAGGCCGTCTCATCGACCCGGCCGCCGGGATTGACGGTCTCTACGACGTGGTCGTCATGGGCGGTCGCGTCGCTTCGGTCAGGCCCGCCGGGGCGGGGGAGGCCGGCGGCGAGGGGTGGCTCGAGGTCGACGCCTCGGGCAAGGTGGTGGCGCCCGGTCTCGTGGACCTCCACACCCATCTGCGCGAGCCCGGCCAGGAGTACAAGGAGACGATACGAAGCGGCGCCGAGGCGGCGGCGGCCGGCGGCTTCACCACCATACTGTGCATGGCCAACACCGATCCCGTAAACGACAACGCCTCGGTGACGCGCCACATAGCGAAGAAGGCGGCCGGCGCTCCGGCGCGGGTGCTGCCCGTCGGGGCCGTGACGGTGGGGCTGCGGGGAGAGAGGCTCACCGAGATGGCGGAGATGAGGGAGGCGGGCTGCGCCGCCTTCTCGGACGACGGCGTGCCCGTTGCGTGCGGCTCGGTCATGCGCCGGGCCCTCGAGTACGCCCGCATATGCGACGCCGTGGTCATAAGCCACGCCGACGACACCACGCTCTCGGCCTCGGGCGTCATGAACGAGGGCGCGGTGGCCACGCGGCTGGGGCTCCGCGGCATACCCAACGCCGCCGAGGACGCCATGACGGCCCGCGACATAGCCCTTGCGGAGCTGACGGGCGCAAGGCTCCACCTGGCCCACGTGAGCACGGCCGGCTCCGTGGAGCTCATACGGGCGGCCAAGGCGAGGGGGGTGAACGTTACGGCCGAGGCCACGCCGCACCACCTGACGCTCACCGACGAGGCCGTGGAGGAGCGGGGCGCCATGGCCAAGATGGCCCCGCCCCTCAGGACACGGCGCGACGTGGAGGCCCTTCGCCGCGGCCTTGCCGACGGGACCATCGACTGCGTGGCCACGGACCACGCCCCACACTCGCCGATGGACAAGGACGTGGAGTTCGAGCTCGCCGCAAACGGTGTCGTCGGACTCGAGACGGCCCTTGCCCTGGTGCTGAGGCTCGTGGACGAAGGGGTCCTCTCCCTCTCCGACGCCCTGGCGGCCATGACCTCCAGGCCAGCGGCGGCCCTCGGTCTCGACTGCGGCACCCTTGCCGTCGGCAGCAGGGCCGACCTCGCGGTCATCGACCTCGAGCGGACCTGGACCGTCGAGCCCGACCGCTTCAGGTCCA
The sequence above is drawn from the Deltaproteobacteria bacterium genome and encodes:
- the pyrR gene encoding bifunctional pyr operon transcriptional regulator/uracil phosphoribosyltransferase PyrR, coding for MDSKAIERAVARIAHEIIECNKGTENLVLLGVPTRGHELAMRLRRKIEEIEVGATVPAGAIDATLYRDDIGLKKTQPTLKKTDIPINVEGKTVVMVDDVLFTGRTIRAAMNALMDFGRPRAIQLAVLVDRGHRELPIKADYVGKNIPTRRSEVVSVRLREVDGVNEVTVGAAPAVEEGHEA
- a CDS encoding aspartate carbamoyltransferase catalytic subunit; protein product: MRLKRKDLLSIADLDASEIKLILDTAASFKEVSEREIKKVPTLRGKTVINLFYEPSTRTRTSFEIAAKRMSADAVNISVAQSSVVKGETLIDTARNIEAMRPDCIVIRHGCSGAPAMLAGLVDSSVINAGDGAREHPSQALLDMLTVREHKESFEGLKVLIVGDIAHSRVARSGIHGFTRLGARVEVCGPPTMIPRGIEELGCTVSFDLARSVRDADVIMMLRLQLERQKESFFPSVREYSRLYGLDGEKLAAAPPDAIVMHPGPINRGIEIAPEVADGRRSLILEQVENGVAVRMALFYLLLGSAPED
- a CDS encoding dihydroorotase codes for the protein MERVVVRGGRLIDPAAGIDGLYDVVVMGGRVASVRPAGAGEAGGEGWLEVDASGKVVAPGLVDLHTHLREPGQEYKETIRSGAEAAAAGGFTTILCMANTDPVNDNASVTRHIAKKAAGAPARVLPVGAVTVGLRGERLTEMAEMREAGCAAFSDDGVPVACGSVMRRALEYARICDAVVISHADDTTLSASGVMNEGAVATRLGLRGIPNAAEDAMTARDIALAELTGARLHLAHVSTAGSVELIRAAKARGVNVTAEATPHHLTLTDEAVEERGAMAKMAPPLRTRRDVEALRRGLADGTIDCVATDHAPHSPMDKDVEFELAANGVVGLETALALVLRLVDEGVLSLSDALAAMTSRPAAALGLDCGTLAVGSRADLAVIDLERTWTVEPDRFRSRGRNTPFAGMELRGAVTLTMLEGKVVYRRGGEAP